A window of the Lactuca sativa cultivar Salinas chromosome 5, Lsat_Salinas_v11, whole genome shotgun sequence genome harbors these coding sequences:
- the LOC111919989 gene encoding uncharacterized protein LOC111919989 — MAQDEHTSRCSNSSSGGGGGGGGGGGGGGGGGGGSSHRSSKKLKHKKVPQRGMGVAQLEKIISEEQQKKDVVLTPNSIISPSNSCSNLATIQKVPNFRPPPISSSSIPLPPPLPPNHHPLISKTDGINTISASSFSKSTNMISGGSSSNWCRLWSDGDYNFEGEKQNQNQNHGMDHPRYTAAFPANLGGLPYESNPPIWPPPPNLMLQRSSHFQQPCSSSMVNVSAGTSSSSSSSVLNFQMEPPSNQSYNNGNNNNYHPLWPEEDKMVGMKRPYPFSLENVPIPSFHCKFPSAFVSPISRSDESACCSNGGTITMEPAHPVFRENPSSSGLISDTITKKFIDEHQGLTLTRDFLKLAPPQASCIGEQPQFETHKGHSKDPTHLSGRTGSNPQPFLTFFPAAKTSMGQPGNSNGEAGETVDLNLKL; from the exons ATGGCTCAAGACGAACATACTTCTAGGTGTAGTAACAGCAGTAGCGGCGGCGGCGGCGGCGGCGGTGGTGgaggtggcggtggcggtggtggtggtggtggtagtagtcaTAGATCTTCCAAGAAGTTGAAACATAAGAAAGTGCCACAGAGAGGAATGGGTGTGGCTCAACTTGAGAAGATTATATCGGAGGAACAACAGAAGAAAGACGTCGTTTTAACCCCAAATTCAATCATTTCTCCGAGCAATTCTTGTTCCAATTTGGCCACCATCCAAAAAGTTCCCAATTTCCGGCCGCCACCAATTTCTTCATCTTCGATCCCACTTCCGCCACCGCTGCCACCTAATCACCACCCTTTGATTTCCAAAACCGATGGCATAAACACCATCTCCGCCTCCTCCTTTTCCAAATCTACAAACATGATCAGTGGTGGCAGCAGTAGTAATTGGTGTAGATTATGGAGTGATGGTGATTACAATTTCGAAGGGGagaaacaaaatcaaaatcaaaatcatggTATGGACCACCCTAGATACACTGCAGCCTTTCCAGCAAATCTTGGTGGTTTGCCTTACGAATCCAACCCTCCCATTTGGCCACCTCCTCCTAATCTAATGCTGCAAAGATCATCACACTTTCAACAACCTTGTTCTTCATCAATG GTGAATGTTTCGGCAGGAacttcatcatcgtcatcatcatctgTATTAAATTTTCAGATGGAGCCCCCTTCAAACCAAAGCTATAATAAtggcaacaacaacaactaccatccATTGTGGCCAGAGGAAGACAAG ATGGTTGGCATGAAAAGGCCATACCCGTTTTCATTGGAAAACGTGCCAATTCCATCTTTTCATTGCAAATTTCCTTCGGCTTTTGTGTCTCCCATTTCAAGATCAGATGAATCAGCTTGTTGTAGCAATGGAGGCACTATCACCATGGAACCTGCACATCCAGTTTTCAG AGAAAATCCTTCAAGCTCAGGTCTCATATCCGATACAATAACAAAGAAATTCATCGATGAACACCAaggtttgactttgaccagagatTTTCTCAAGTTAGCCCCTCCTCAAGCATCTTGTATAGGAGAACAACCTCAATTCGAAACTCATAAA GGTCACTCAAAAGATCCGACCCATTTGTCTGGAAGAACCGGGTCAAACCCACAACCTTTTCTTACTTTCTTTCCAGCTGCAAAAACATCAATGGGTCAGCCAGGGAACAGCAATGGAGAGGCAGGTGAAACTGTTGATCTAAATTTGAAGCTATAA